From a region of the Fischerella sp. JS2 genome:
- a CDS encoding tocopherol cyclase family protein encodes MLGFLSNPFDTTQTPHSGYHWDHSSRRFFEGWYYRVTLPDEDQSFAFMYSIEDPIGGKLHSGGAAQILGPNDEYLCRTFPEVKNFWAKPDVLALGHWGQTNLEGRGQRAEGRREESFFHKLLSQTVLSTQPCYLEPEEFERYIQQGYQATATLNQGIISDPGTGRYCRWQYEIQPVYGWGNQRSLQQSTAGWLSFLQIFEPGWQILMAHGLASGWIDWNGKRYEFTNAPAYGEKNWGGAFPQKWFWANCNSFSGTPDLALTAGGGRRGVLWWMESVAMIGIHYQGKFYEFVPWNSQVNWNIQPWGKWQMQAQNSHYEVELTGTTDLLGTPLRAPTENGLIFCCRDTLQGQLNIELREKKNNHQEIILKAHSSACGLEIGGGPWNDAWQSH; translated from the coding sequence ATGCTTGGTTTTCTTAGCAATCCTTTTGACACCACCCAAACTCCTCACAGTGGTTATCACTGGGATCATAGTAGCCGTCGCTTCTTTGAAGGTTGGTACTACCGCGTTACTTTGCCTGATGAAGATCAATCCTTCGCCTTTATGTACTCTATCGAAGACCCTATCGGTGGCAAACTCCATAGCGGCGGTGCAGCCCAAATTTTGGGACCGAATGATGAGTATTTATGTCGTACCTTCCCAGAAGTTAAGAATTTTTGGGCAAAGCCGGATGTGCTAGCTTTGGGTCATTGGGGTCAAACTAATCTAGAAGGCAGAGGGCAGAGGGCAGAGGGCAGAAGGGAAGAAAGTTTTTTTCACAAGCTTTTGAGCCAAACTGTGCTATCTACTCAACCTTGCTACTTAGAACCAGAAGAATTTGAACGCTACATTCAGCAAGGCTATCAAGCCACAGCGACCTTAAATCAGGGAATAATCAGTGATCCTGGTACTGGTCGATATTGTCGTTGGCAATATGAAATTCAACCCGTGTATGGCTGGGGAAATCAACGCAGCCTACAGCAATCAACCGCAGGCTGGTTATCATTTTTGCAGATTTTTGAACCTGGTTGGCAAATCTTAATGGCGCATGGGTTAGCTAGCGGTTGGATAGACTGGAATGGCAAACGCTACGAATTTACCAACGCCCCTGCTTACGGTGAAAAAAATTGGGGGGGTGCTTTTCCTCAAAAATGGTTTTGGGCAAACTGCAATAGTTTCTCAGGCACTCCTGACTTAGCCTTAACTGCTGGCGGTGGTAGACGAGGGGTGTTGTGGTGGATGGAATCTGTAGCGATGATTGGCATACACTACCAAGGCAAGTTTTACGAATTTGTGCCTTGGAACTCACAAGTTAACTGGAATATTCAGCCTTGGGGTAAATGGCAAATGCAAGCCCAAAATTCTCACTACGAAGTTGAATTAACAGGAACTACGGATTTGCTAGGAACTCCCTTACGTGCGCCGACAGAGAATGGTTTGATATTTTGTTGTCGTGACACTTTGCAAGGGCAATTGAATATAGAACTGCGAGAAAAAAAGAATAATCACCAAGAAATTATCCTGAAAGCACACAGTTCAGCTTGTGGATTAGAAATAGGCGGCGGGCCTTGGAATGATGCTTGGCAGTCTCATTAA
- a CDS encoding HNH endonuclease, with translation MDWSSLTLADIKAKALYQHSARVRQIARNIYCQSDKPKQCAVCGYDKHYKMCHIKPIKDFAHNTLISQINDIDNLVALCPNHH, from the coding sequence GTGGATTGGTCAAGTCTTACTCTTGCTGACATTAAGGCTAAGGCGTTGTACCAGCATTCAGCTAGAGTGCGTCAAATTGCCAGAAACATATACTGTCAATCAGATAAACCTAAACAGTGCGCTGTGTGCGGATATGACAAGCACTATAAAATGTGCCACATCAAGCCTATTAAAGACTTCGCTCACAATACGCTTATTTCTCAGATTAACGATATCGACAATTTGGTAGCTCTTTGCCCTAATCATCACTAG